Genomic window (Aquimarina sp. BL5):
AGCTCTTTGCGTATCAGCAAGTTCTGCTAATCGTCTACGTTCAGCGGCACTTTTATTTTGATTTGCAGCAGCAGCGGCAGCGGCAGCGGCAGTAGCCTCAGCTTCAGCCTGTCTCTGCAATCTTTCTGCTTCAGCAATAGCTTTTCTTGCGGCTTCTGCAGCAGCAATTTTTGCAGCTTCTGCTTTTCTTATCGCTTCTTCAGCGGCAAGTTTCGCAGCATTTTTTCTAGCTTCAGCAGCTTTTGCAGCTCTTTCAGCATCTGCAATACTACTATCTTCAGCTAGTAATTTCGTTTGTACAAAACCATTACCGTTTTTGTGTTGGACTGTACTCCAGTCTCCGTATCCAGAACTAATAACATATACCTGCGTTCCCTGAGGAATCTCTGCGATAATGTCAAAGTTTGCACCTGGTCCAGTTCGTAATTCTAGTTTGGAGGTTGCCATTAAATAGCGATCCAACGACCTTATCTGAGCAAAAGTCGAGGATGTCATCACCAATAGTAAAATAAATGTAAAAATTGATTTCATAATCTTTCTGTGTTTACATAATTAAAATTCAAAAAATAAAGCAGATTAGGGTTCTTGTATAAAAGATGTTAATCTTTCTTGCTTTAATGTCTTCTTTTTTTTATCCGTTTTATAAGTTTTTGTTAAAATTATTGTTCAAAAATTTCATTCTCAAAAAATATGCCAAACATTTTTTTTGGCATTTATAAATTATTAACAAATTTCTATATTGTGTTAAAATTTACAATCTTTTAAAGAACTTTTATTAGTTTAAATATTTGTTTTTCAATGACTTACACATGTTTTTCTTTAGTATAAGTTTAAACTTGTTAATTAATTAACTGAGTTGAAAACTCTTAAACTATAAACAAAAGTAAGTTATTAATATGAAAAACACAACTTGTTTCCATTTTTTTTGTATAAAATTCTACTTTTTTTTTAAACAATTTGTGTTTTTCAACGATTATTTTGTGTATTACATCTGATTTATGCTGAATTTACAAGGGTTGAAGTCGGTTAAGGATAATTTACCTGTAAACTCGATTTCCTCAACTTTTTTATGAGAAAATATTCACCATCGAAATTGAGCTTTTTTACAATATTTTAACATTTATTGCTATGCTTGCATGGTATTTTCCTGATTTTTTAGATATAAGGCCTTATGAAGTGGATGTGTATAATTTTGATAGTAAGGTGCTTACGGTATTGTGTGGTTTTATTTTTCGTAAAGTTTGAAAGACTGTTTTAGTGTTAAATTTCCAGTAAAATTTAACAAAATTAATCTTTTGTTTCATCTTCAAAAAAGGAGAATTTACTTCACTTTTTTTTAATGATTTATGGTGTCGTCAGAAATTGCTGACCTTTTTTATCTGTACGATTTTATTGAGAATACGATTCTTTTGATAAAGAATTTGTAAATGTGTAATGAGAAATCGATTAATGGATTTCTTTAATTAGTTCGGGGAATTTTTTGTGAAAACGTTTCAGTCTTGGAATAGAAACATTTTGGATATATCTGTTATAAGGGTTTCTTTTTTCATAATCTTGATGATAGCCTTCTGCTTTCCAAAATTTTTGAAAAGGAGTAACTTCTGCTGCAATCTTTCTGTTTAGTGTTTTACCTAGTAAATCTTTCTTTTTTTGGATTATGTTTTTTTGATTGTCATTTTGATAAAATATAATAGATCTGTATTGAGATCCTCTATCTGGTCCTTGTCCATTTATCTGTGTTGGGTTTTGTGATCCAAAGTAAACATCAACTAAAGAGGAGAAGGAGACGATTTTAGGGTCGTATAAAACTTCTACAGCTTCTGCATGACCGGTTCGTCCTGTATTACTTGATTCGTACGTTGGATTTTCTGTATGTCCTCCTGAATATCCTGAGACAACTTCTTTTACTCCTTTTACACTTTCGTAAATTGCTTCTACACACCAAAAGCATCCACTGGCAAAATAAGCGCGCTCTATCCCGTTAATTGGTTTGGTTTGAACTGGGGTTATATTTTGGTTTTGTAAGGTGGCTTTTTTTTGATCCTGTGTTTGACTGTTGCCTTGACAGCTTGTTAATAAAAGTAAAGTGATAAATGTACTATATAATAAGGTCTTCATAATAAATGTCTTTTTAGTAACTCTTAGTCTGGATTTGTTTATAAACCTTTCTACTTATAATTTTAAAATGTAAAATTAACTAGATAAAAGGAGCTTGAATCTTAAAGAAGTTTTAAATAAAAACGGCTGCCAAATTTTTTGACAGCCGTTACCTATATATTGTGTGATTTAAAATTTATCCATTCATGGAAATAAGGAATTCGTCATTATTACGAGTTTGTTTAAATCTTTCATTTATAAATTCCATTGCTTCCACAGGATTCATATCTGCAAGGTATTTACGCATTACCCACATTCTTTGAATGGTGTTTTCATCTAAAAGAATGTCGTCACGACGTGTGCTTGAAGATGTAAGGTCAATAGCAGGGAAAATTCTACGATTAGATATTTTACGATCTAACTGTAATTCCATATTACCAGTTCCTTTAAATTCTTCAAAAATAACCTCGTCCATTTTAGAACCCGTTTCCGTTAAAGCTGTGGCTATAATGGTAAGTGATCCTCCGTTTTCTATATTACGCGCTGCTCCAAAGAAACGTTTTGGTTTGTGCAGGGCATTGGCATCAACACCACCACTAAGGATTTTACCAGAGGCAGGTTGTACAGTATTGTATGCTCTTGCTAAACGAGTAATAGAGTCTAAAAGTATTACTACATCATGACCACACTCTACTAAGCGTTTTGCTTTTTCTAATACGATGTTTGCAATTTTAACGTGCTCGTGTGCTTCTTTGTCAAATGTAGAAGCGATAACTTCCCCACGCACATTACGTTGCATATCCGTTACTTCTTCAGGACGTTCATCGATTAGTAATATCATTTGGTATACTTCAGGATGATTTGCGGCAATTGCATTTGCTACATCCTTTAATAACATTGTTTTACCTGTTTTTGGTTGAGATACAATCATTCCACGTTGCCCTTTTCCAATAGGAGAAAACAGGTCCATTATCCTTGTGGAAATAGTGCTTTGTCTTTCTGCTAATTTGAATTTTTCCTGTGGGAAAAGCGGTGTAAGATGTTCAAAAGATACTCTATCTCTTACTACTTGTGGGTCAAGACCATTAATCTTATTTACCTTAATCAGTGGGAAGTATTTTTCCCCTTCTTTAGGAGGTCTTACTTGTCCAAGAACTGTATCTCCTGTCTTAAGTCCAAAAAGTCTTATTTGTGATTGAGATACATATATATCATCTGGAGAAGAAAGATAGTTGTAATCACTGGATCTTAAAAAACCATATCCATCTTGCATAATATCTAGTACTCCTTCACTTTGGATAATTGCATCAAATTCGTAATCTGGTTCTTTATAGCGATTTCGGTTATCTCTATTACCGCTATCTCTGTTTCCGTTATTCTCCTTTTTATTGGTATTTCGGTTTTTATTTTGAGATTTATCGTTATTCCTGTTGCGATTATCTTTCCTGTCGTCCTTTCTGTCGTCCTTTTTGTCTTCTCTTTTTTGTTGAGGTTTTTTGTTTTCCGGAACTTCTGTAGGTTTGGGTGTTTTGGGTTCTTTATGTTCCGTTTTTGGAGCTGGGCTCTTTTCTACAACGACATTAGTTTCCTTTTTGTTAGGAGGATTTTGGTTTTTACTAGAAGGGTTCTGAGTATTCGGTGCCTTACGAGGTCTTCTCTGACGAGGAGCTTGTTTTGGCTTTTCGTTTTCAGTTTTACCGGAAGATTCTTCAGTAATAACTTCTTTTACTTTGCTGGGATTTGCAGCTTGATAGTCCAAGATTTGGTATACCAAATCTAATTTTTTCATGGTGCGAAATTTAGGTACTTTTAAATTTTTCGCAATTTCCTGTAGCTCAGGAAGCTTTTTCGCTTTTAATTCAGAAATCTCTAACATTTAAATTTGTTATATAATTTAAGGTTCTGGTATTAAATTTTCTAAAGAAGAATTCTAGGAAAATTTTATTTTGAAGGTAAGTAACCTAAATAGAATGGGTTACATAAATTGTGTTGCAAGTATACGACTTTATTTTTGATTTTTTACACATATTTATAAAAAGAAACTCTTATTTTTGCATTTCCAAAAGAAGTAAGGGGCAATGATACAAAGAATCCAATCTGTTTATTTGTTTTTAGTAGTAGTAATATCTGGTGGGATATCCACGATATTACCGTATGGACTAAATCAAGATGGAGAAGCTTTATTGTCTCAGAATAATTTTTTGGTTTTAGGAATGTTTACTGGAGTTGCTGTGTTAG
Coding sequences:
- the rho gene encoding transcription termination factor Rho, which encodes MLEISELKAKKLPELQEIAKNLKVPKFRTMKKLDLVYQILDYQAANPSKVKEVITEESSGKTENEKPKQAPRQRRPRKAPNTQNPSSKNQNPPNKKETNVVVEKSPAPKTEHKEPKTPKPTEVPENKKPQQKREDKKDDRKDDRKDNRNRNNDKSQNKNRNTNKKENNGNRDSGNRDNRNRYKEPDYEFDAIIQSEGVLDIMQDGYGFLRSSDYNYLSSPDDIYVSQSQIRLFGLKTGDTVLGQVRPPKEGEKYFPLIKVNKINGLDPQVVRDRVSFEHLTPLFPQEKFKLAERQSTISTRIMDLFSPIGKGQRGMIVSQPKTGKTMLLKDVANAIAANHPEVYQMILLIDERPEEVTDMQRNVRGEVIASTFDKEAHEHVKIANIVLEKAKRLVECGHDVVILLDSITRLARAYNTVQPASGKILSGGVDANALHKPKRFFGAARNIENGGSLTIIATALTETGSKMDEVIFEEFKGTGNMELQLDRKISNRRIFPAIDLTSSSTRRDDILLDENTIQRMWVMRKYLADMNPVEAMEFINERFKQTRNNDEFLISMNG
- the msrA gene encoding peptide-methionine (S)-S-oxide reductase MsrA; translation: MKTLLYSTFITLLLLTSCQGNSQTQDQKKATLQNQNITPVQTKPINGIERAYFASGCFWCVEAIYESVKGVKEVVSGYSGGHTENPTYESSNTGRTGHAEAVEVLYDPKIVSFSSLVDVYFGSQNPTQINGQGPDRGSQYRSIIFYQNDNQKNIIQKKKDLLGKTLNRKIAAEVTPFQKFWKAEGYHQDYEKRNPYNRYIQNVSIPRLKRFHKKFPELIKEIH